From Marmota flaviventris isolate mMarFla1 chromosome X, mMarFla1.hap1, whole genome shotgun sequence, the proteins below share one genomic window:
- the LOC139703249 gene encoding glycoprotein Xg-like isoform X1, which yields METRRGLPGLVLLLCLLPRAPAQGDFDLADALDDPEPTPKPSSDIYPKPRPPHGPQPANPDSGGNIYPRPKPQPRPQPGSSDNSGGGYHHNDDDGRYPPRPRPPAGGGGSGGYSGGSGGYGHTDGRGGYRPKPRYGNPYGGDGQSTYGNPQGNTVARIVSPIVSVVVVALVGAGVSYFKSNQRRNCFRASDPETV from the exons ATGGAGACCCGGCGGGGGCTGCCCGGCCTCGTGCTGCTCCTGTGTCTGCTGCCGCGCGCCCCAG CTCAGGGAGACTTTGACCTGGCGGACGCCCTGGATGACCCAG AACCTACCCCGAAGCCAAGCTCAG ATATCTACCCCAAGCCCAGGCCCCCTCACGGCCCCCAGCCTGCAAACCCGGACAGCGGAGGCA ATATCTACCCAAGGCCGAAACCCCAGCCTCGCCCACAGCCTGGGAGCTCCGATAACAGCGGAGGAG GGTACCATCACAACGACGATGATGGACGCTACCCGCCCAGGCCCAGGCCGCCCGCAG GAGGAGGTGGCAGCGGTGGATATAGCGGTGGATCTGGTGGCTACGGACACACAGACG GCAGAGGGGGTTACAGACCCAAACCTCGTTATGGAAATCCCTATG GTGGAGACGGACAGTCCACCTATGGCAACCCACAAG GCAACACGGTGGCCAGAATCGTGTCCCCGATCGTGTCTGTGGTGGTGGTGGCCTTGGTGGGGGCCGGGGTCAGCTACTTCAAGTCCAACCAGAGGAGAAATTGTTTTCGGGCCAGTG ATCCAGAGACGGTGTGA
- the LOC139703249 gene encoding glycoprotein Xg-like isoform X2, which yields METRRGLPGLVLLLCLLPRAPAQGDFDLADALDDPEPTPKPSSDIYPKPRPPHGPQPANPDSGGNIYPRPKPQPRPQPGSSDNSGGGYHHNDDDGRYPPRPRPPAGGGGSGGYSGGSGGYGHTDGGDGQSTYGNPQGNTVARIVSPIVSVVVVALVGAGVSYFKSNQRRNCFRASDPETV from the exons ATGGAGACCCGGCGGGGGCTGCCCGGCCTCGTGCTGCTCCTGTGTCTGCTGCCGCGCGCCCCAG CTCAGGGAGACTTTGACCTGGCGGACGCCCTGGATGACCCAG AACCTACCCCGAAGCCAAGCTCAG ATATCTACCCCAAGCCCAGGCCCCCTCACGGCCCCCAGCCTGCAAACCCGGACAGCGGAGGCA ATATCTACCCAAGGCCGAAACCCCAGCCTCGCCCACAGCCTGGGAGCTCCGATAACAGCGGAGGAG GGTACCATCACAACGACGATGATGGACGCTACCCGCCCAGGCCCAGGCCGCCCGCAG GAGGAGGTGGCAGCGGTGGATATAGCGGTGGATCTGGTGGCTACGGACACACAGACG GTGGAGACGGACAGTCCACCTATGGCAACCCACAAG GCAACACGGTGGCCAGAATCGTGTCCCCGATCGTGTCTGTGGTGGTGGTGGCCTTGGTGGGGGCCGGGGTCAGCTACTTCAAGTCCAACCAGAGGAGAAATTGTTTTCGGGCCAGTG ATCCAGAGACGGTGTGA